Sequence from the Kineosporia succinea genome:
CTACTTCCCGAACAAGGTGCACCAGCAGCTGGTCAACGAGCCCTTCCGGGTCACCGAGACCGAGGGCCGCTTCGACGTCATCGCCCGCCTCCACGGCGGCGGCTCGTCCGGCCAGGCCGGCGCCCTGCGTCTCGGCGTCGCCCGGTCGCTGAACGAGATCGACGAAGAGGCCAACCGCCCGGCCATGAAGAAGGCCGGCTTCATGACTCGTGACCCGCGGGCCAAGGAGCGCAAGAAGGCTGGTCTCAAGAAGGCGCGTAAGGCTCCTCAGTACAGCAAGCGCTGATCTTTCTGCTTCGGCAGACATCAGTTGCAGCACGCACGGCCCCGGGGTTCTCTGGCTCCGGGGCCGTCGTGCGTTTCGGCCGTCCGCGTGTCCCGGGGATCGTGTGTCCCGGCATCGTGCGTCTCGGGGCGGGGCGCTCCGGTGCCCGTTCCCGGCGGCTGGTTCCGGCGGCGGGTTCCCGGCGGGGGGACGGCCCGGTGACCCGGGCGGGTGAACGTGAACGGCCCGGGCGGTGCAGCGCCCGGACCTGCGTGATTTGGCGTACCACTGCCCCGGGGGCATGGTGCGCGTAGGCTTTTGACATTCCCGCTAGGAGGAACTCGTTGGCGCGACTATTCGGCACGGACGGCGTCCGGGGGCTGGCCAATCGCGACCTGACCGCCGAGCTCGCCCTCGACCTCTCGGTCGCGGCGGCGCACGTTCTCGGTGAAGTGGTTCAGGGGCGCAGGCCCAGAGCAGTGGTCGGGCGTGACCCGAGAGCCTCGGGCGAGTTCCTGTCCGCCGCCGTGATGGCCGGTCTGGCCAGCGCGGGGGTCGACGTGGAAGACGCGGGCGTGGTGCCGACCCCGGCCGTCGCGTTCCTGGTCGACGACTCCCGGGCCGACCTCGGGGTGGTGCTGTCGGCGTCGCACAACCCGATGCCCGACAACGGCATCAAGTTCTTCGCCGCCGGTGGCTACAAGCTGCCCGACGAGGTGGAAGACCAGATCGAGCGCCGCATGAAAGAGCCCTGGGCCCGCCCCACGGGCGCCGCGGTGGGTCGCACCCGCCGCCTGGCCAAGGCCGGCGACAGCTACGTCAAGCACCTGGTCGAGACGCTCCCGTGCCGGCTCGACGGGCTCAAGGTCGTGCTCGACTGCGCCCACGGCGCGGCCAGTGAGGTCTCCCCGCGCGCCTTCCGCGAGGCCGGCGCCGAGGTCGTCGTGATCGGGGCCGAGCCCGACGGGCTCAACATCAACGACGACTACGGCTCCACCCACCTCGAGCACCTGCGCGCGGCCGTGCTCGAGCACGGCGCTGACGTCGGCATCGCGCACGACGGTGACGCCGACCGCTGCCTGGCGATCGACCACCTCGGTCACGACGTCGACGGCGACCAGATCATGGCCGTGCTGGCCTTGGCGTTCGCCGACCGTGGGGTGCTGGCCCACAAGACGCTCGTCACCACCGTGATGAGCAACCTGGGGCTGCGCCTGGCGATGGAGCGCGAGGGCGTCCGCGTGGTGCAGACCGCGGTGGGCGACCGGTACGTGCTGGAAGAGATGCGCGCGAGCGGTTATTCGCTCGGCGGCGAGCAGTCCGGGCACGTGGTGATGCTCGACCACAGCACCACCGGCGACGGCGTGCTCACCGGCCTGCACATCCTGGCCCGCATGGCCCAGACCGGTAAGCCCCTCGCCGAGCTGGCCGCGGTGATGGAGCGCCTGCCGCAGGTGCTGGTGAACGTGAAGGGCGTGGACAAGAACCGCTGCCACGAAGACGCCGAGCTGCAGGCCGCCGTGGCCGAGGCCGAGGCCCGGCTGGGCGACACCGGCCGCGTGCTGCTGCGCCCGTCCGGCACCGAGGCCCTGGTGCGCGTCATGGTCGAGGCCAAGGAGGCCGGGCAGGCCCGGTCCGAGGCCGAGGGGCTGGCCTCGGTGGTGCGGTCCCGGCTCGCGCTCGAGG
This genomic interval carries:
- the rpsI gene encoding 30S ribosomal protein S9, producing the protein MTESTTDVAVDAVDDEFEEDAPSSYTSSTPAVKGGGSSITAPGSATGRRKEAVARVRLVPGTGLWKINGRTIEDYFPNKVHQQLVNEPFRVTETEGRFDVIARLHGGGSSGQAGALRLGVARSLNEIDEEANRPAMKKAGFMTRDPRAKERKKAGLKKARKAPQYSKR
- the glmM gene encoding phosphoglucosamine mutase, which encodes MARLFGTDGVRGLANRDLTAELALDLSVAAAHVLGEVVQGRRPRAVVGRDPRASGEFLSAAVMAGLASAGVDVEDAGVVPTPAVAFLVDDSRADLGVVLSASHNPMPDNGIKFFAAGGYKLPDEVEDQIERRMKEPWARPTGAAVGRTRRLAKAGDSYVKHLVETLPCRLDGLKVVLDCAHGAASEVSPRAFREAGAEVVVIGAEPDGLNINDDYGSTHLEHLRAAVLEHGADVGIAHDGDADRCLAIDHLGHDVDGDQIMAVLALAFADRGVLAHKTLVTTVMSNLGLRLAMEREGVRVVQTAVGDRYVLEEMRASGYSLGGEQSGHVVMLDHSTTGDGVLTGLHILARMAQTGKPLAELAAVMERLPQVLVNVKGVDKNRCHEDAELQAAVAEAEARLGDTGRVLLRPSGTEALVRVMVEAKEAGQARSEAEGLASVVRSRLALEV